In a genomic window of Nostoc sp. UHCC 0870:
- a CDS encoding ABC transporter substrate-binding protein: MNLIIFQFRMQNFFHHLINSAWRVSRLLISLSICLIFLSACQVGADKNDGVIHLSLWQSINPPPNRDVFEKLVKKFNQTHPDIQVESIFVGQPQLPKILTAVVGNAPPDILSFDPQSTGQFAELGAILPLDDWLEKFPLKSEVIPNLFEELRLNGQLWSVPLYTANLGIFYRPKLFQAAGITETPKTWEELRQVAKKLTVDSNQDGQPEQYGMLLPLGKQEWTVFSWFPFLLSSGGEIVTNNRPNLTNQEAINALQFWQDLMKDGSATLSPPERGYEEDDFISGRVAMQITGPWTYIMKSNVDYQVFPMPANTEQATVTATGVLYLMKTTPTREQAALKFLEYVLSEEFQTEWSIGTGFLPVNIKATESEAYQQFISKQPVLEVFAKQMSVAGNRPIIAGYTRLSDSLGRAIEATLLGESPEKALKTAQERLEVIWDSQ; the protein is encoded by the coding sequence ATGAACTTGATCATCTTCCAATTCCGAATGCAGAATTTTTTTCACCACTTGATAAATTCTGCTTGGCGAGTTTCCCGGTTGTTAATTTCTCTGAGTATATGTCTAATATTTTTATCTGCTTGTCAGGTAGGCGCAGATAAGAATGATGGAGTAATTCATCTCAGCCTATGGCAATCAATCAATCCTCCTCCTAATCGGGATGTGTTTGAAAAATTAGTAAAAAAATTTAATCAAACTCATCCTGACATCCAAGTTGAATCTATCTTTGTAGGTCAACCCCAATTGCCGAAAATATTAACAGCCGTTGTAGGTAATGCGCCTCCAGATATTTTGTCATTTGACCCCCAAAGTACAGGTCAGTTTGCAGAATTAGGCGCAATTCTACCTTTAGATGATTGGTTAGAAAAATTCCCATTGAAGTCAGAAGTCATTCCTAACCTATTTGAAGAATTGCGTTTAAACGGTCAGCTTTGGTCTGTTCCCCTATACACTGCCAATCTCGGTATTTTTTACCGACCAAAACTTTTCCAAGCTGCGGGAATTACAGAAACGCCTAAGACTTGGGAAGAATTAAGGCAAGTGGCTAAAAAGTTGACTGTTGATAGTAATCAGGATGGTCAACCAGAACAGTATGGAATGTTACTCCCTTTAGGAAAGCAAGAATGGACTGTATTTAGTTGGTTTCCTTTTTTACTGAGTTCTGGAGGTGAAATAGTCACCAATAATAGACCTAATTTGACGAATCAGGAGGCTATTAATGCTTTGCAATTCTGGCAAGACCTAATGAAAGATGGTTCAGCAACTCTTTCTCCGCCAGAACGTGGTTATGAAGAAGACGACTTTATTTCAGGTCGGGTGGCGATGCAAATCACAGGGCCTTGGACTTATATTATGAAGTCTAATGTTGATTATCAGGTGTTTCCCATGCCTGCGAATACTGAACAGGCGACGGTGACAGCTACGGGAGTCCTTTATCTCATGAAGACCACACCAACCAGAGAGCAAGCCGCGCTCAAGTTTTTGGAGTATGTATTGAGTGAAGAATTTCAAACAGAATGGAGTATCGGCACGGGTTTTTTGCCAGTTAATATTAAAGCTACTGAAAGTGAAGCTTATCAACAATTTATCAGCAAACAACCAGTATTAGAAGTGTTTGCAAAACAGATGTCTGTAGCAGGAAATCGCCCGATTATAGCTGGATATACTCGTCTATCTGATAGTCTTGGTCGAGCGATTGAAGCGACCCTGTTGGGTGAGTCTCCTGAAAAAGCTCTCAAAACGGCACAAGAGCGTTTAGAAGTAATTTGGGACAGTCAATAG
- a CDS encoding deoxyribodipyrimidine photo-lyase, 8-HDF type, with product MSDLILFWHRRDLRIADNTGLALARKQTAKVVGVFCLDPNILERDDVAPARVTYMIGCLQALQQRYVEAGSQLLILHGDPVQSIPNLAEALPAKAVFWNWDVEPYSQTRDRAIIETLKAKGIEFLTHNWDQILHAPEEIFSGNNTPYTVYTPFWKNWYSKPKAKPVETLENAAGLTEAEQELAKQAGAIALPTAKELGFAWDEDLIIPPGEAAAQEKLEEFTAKTITEYQEQRNFPAIDGTSQLSPALKFGVIGIRTVWQATIEALENYNSEEAIASIRTWQQELAWREFYQHAMYNFPELAESAYRDVFKTFPWESNTEHFQAWCEGRTGYPIVDAAMRQLNEIGWMHNRCRMIVASFLTKDLLINPQWGEKYFMQKLIDGDLSANNGGWQWSASSGMDPKPVRIFNPASQSQKFDADAEYIRQWLPELRSMDTEYLVTGKITPLERHAVGYPEPIVDHKKQQALFKQRYQQQKDLI from the coding sequence ATGTCTGACTTAATTTTATTTTGGCATCGTCGTGATTTACGTATTGCTGATAATACTGGATTAGCTTTGGCAAGAAAGCAAACCGCTAAAGTAGTGGGTGTGTTTTGCCTTGACCCGAACATTCTGGAACGGGATGATGTTGCACCTGCTAGAGTTACTTACATGATTGGCTGTTTGCAAGCACTACAACAGCGATATGTAGAGGCGGGGAGTCAGTTATTAATCCTTCATGGTGATCCTGTACAGAGTATTCCTAATTTAGCTGAGGCGTTGCCAGCCAAAGCTGTGTTTTGGAATTGGGATGTAGAACCATATTCCCAAACACGCGATCGCGCTATCATAGAAACTCTAAAAGCCAAAGGTATAGAATTTCTCACCCATAACTGGGATCAAATTCTCCACGCACCAGAGGAAATTTTCTCAGGTAATAATACACCTTACACCGTTTACACACCCTTCTGGAAAAATTGGTACAGCAAACCGAAGGCGAAACCAGTAGAAACCCTGGAAAATGCAGCAGGATTAACAGAAGCAGAACAGGAACTTGCCAAACAAGCAGGAGCGATCGCATTACCCACAGCTAAAGAGTTAGGATTTGCTTGGGATGAAGACTTGATCATTCCTCCAGGGGAAGCAGCCGCACAAGAAAAATTAGAGGAATTTACCGCCAAAACCATTACAGAATATCAAGAACAGCGTAACTTTCCCGCCATTGATGGTACATCACAACTGAGTCCCGCTTTAAAATTTGGCGTAATTGGTATTCGCACCGTCTGGCAAGCGACAATAGAAGCATTAGAAAACTATAACAGCGAAGAAGCGATCGCCAGTATCCGCACTTGGCAACAAGAACTAGCTTGGCGGGAATTTTATCAACACGCTATGTATAACTTCCCCGAACTGGCTGAGAGTGCTTACCGTGATGTCTTTAAAACCTTCCCCTGGGAAAGTAACACGGAACATTTTCAAGCTTGGTGTGAGGGAAGAACAGGCTACCCCATTGTAGATGCAGCCATGCGCCAGTTAAATGAAATTGGCTGGATGCACAACCGTTGTCGGATGATTGTAGCTAGCTTTCTGACTAAAGACTTATTAATTAATCCGCAGTGGGGGGAAAAATACTTTATGCAGAAGCTAATTGACGGTGATTTATCTGCTAATAATGGGGGTTGGCAATGGAGTGCTTCTAGCGGTATGGACCCCAAACCTGTGAGGATTTTCAACCCAGCTAGTCAGTCTCAAAAATTCGATGCTGACGCTGAGTATATCCGCCAATGGTTGCCTGAATTGCGGTCTATGGATACAGAATATTTGGTGACAGGTAAGATTACACCCTTAGAACGTCATGCTGTTGGCTATCCTGAACCAATTGTGGATCATAAAAAACAGCAAGCCCTATTTAAGCAACGCTATCAACAGCAAAAGGATTTAATCTAG
- a CDS encoding pentapeptide repeat-containing protein: MDAEEIKRRYKAGERYFPATNLIRAKLIAAYLPGINLWGADLTGANLAKAKMWGADLSRANLANANLTRANLCGVKLNEANLRGAKLNFTKLYGADLTGAYYDETTRFSQGFDPISRNMQKF; encoded by the coding sequence ATGGATGCTGAGGAAATAAAACGGCGATATAAAGCAGGGGAGAGATATTTTCCCGCCACCAATTTAATTAGAGCCAAGTTAATTGCAGCCTATTTACCTGGAATAAATTTATGGGGAGCAGATTTAACTGGTGCTAACCTAGCTAAAGCCAAAATGTGGGGCGCAGACTTGAGCAGAGCAAATCTAGCCAATGCGAATTTGACTAGAGCAAATTTGTGTGGAGTTAAACTAAATGAGGCCAATCTGCGAGGAGCTAAACTTAATTTTACTAAGTTGTATGGTGCAGATTTAACTGGGGCTTATTATGATGAAACTACTCGCTTTTCTCAAGGTTTTGATCCTATTAGTAGAAATATGCAGAAGTTTTGA
- a CDS encoding type II toxin-antitoxin system RelE/ParE family toxin: protein MSNYSFSDIAIQDLDEICEYVARHNPKAASKLFDDIRQKCKLLADFPNM, encoded by the coding sequence ATGAGTAATTATTCCTTTTCAGATATAGCAATTCAAGATTTAGATGAAATTTGTGAATATGTTGCTCGTCACAACCCAAAAGCAGCCAGTAAGCTTTTTGATGACATTCGTCAGAAATGTAAATTACTAGCTGATTTTCCTAATATGTGA
- a CDS encoding type II toxin-antitoxin system ParD family antitoxin: protein MYIQITPELEQFIQAQLASGRFASADDVVNEAFKLLQEREQQIKKLREEISLGTEQIAAGQVTDGEVVFARLQEKIRQITEESKE, encoded by the coding sequence ATGTATATCCAAATTACACCAGAACTAGAGCAATTTATTCAAGCACAGCTTGCAAGTGGTAGATTTGCTAGTGCAGATGATGTCGTCAATGAAGCTTTTAAGCTACTACAAGAAAGAGAACAGCAGATTAAAAAATTACGAGAAGAAATTTCTCTAGGTACTGAACAAATTGCTGCGGGTCAAGTGACCGATGGTGAGGTTGTATTTGCCAGATTACAAGAAAAAATTCGTCAAATTACTGAAGAGTCTAAAGAATGA
- a CDS encoding DUF1838 domain-containing protein yields the protein MVAETQELDAQYWVKTRSSLDSTESTFLTWKGKIYAFIPGERRKLLFKILGLSVSRCIPTEVGSWDFTSRELTYYLNPETDEILRTWENPWTGETVPVIHVANNPVQGCFKGKFPAQVEGDNTTFVFDIFPTYPNPLADDPKLAEYSPYQTYQAAELFKLTVPTADLFNSELTSVSQLRLSWDRIGQWLPWMKMSDRPGYLIYSALGSKVKGLTELPQLLQDEINYRVPLYKQAPKALNNGEDMTSWLYFQKHFPAYLSGEIFPLPVAEES from the coding sequence ATGGTTGCTGAAACTCAAGAATTAGATGCTCAATATTGGGTGAAAACTCGTTCTTCTCTTGACTCAACTGAATCAACTTTCCTTACCTGGAAAGGTAAAATTTACGCCTTTATTCCCGGTGAGAGAAGAAAACTACTGTTTAAAATTTTGGGTTTGAGTGTGAGTAGGTGCATTCCTACAGAAGTAGGTAGCTGGGATTTTACTTCTAGGGAACTCACCTATTATTTAAACCCAGAAACAGACGAAATTTTACGGACATGGGAAAATCCCTGGACAGGGGAAACAGTACCAGTAATTCATGTCGCTAATAATCCTGTGCAGGGTTGTTTTAAAGGCAAATTCCCCGCCCAAGTCGAGGGAGATAACACAACTTTTGTGTTTGATATTTTTCCTACATATCCCAACCCTTTAGCAGACGATCCAAAATTAGCTGAATACAGCCCCTATCAAACTTATCAAGCCGCAGAATTATTTAAACTCACAGTACCAACCGCAGATTTATTTAACTCAGAACTAACTTCAGTGTCACAATTGCGGCTAAGTTGGGATAGGATTGGTCAATGGTTGCCTTGGATGAAAATGAGCGATCGCCCCGGCTATCTTATCTATAGTGCATTGGGTAGTAAAGTCAAGGGTTTAACAGAATTGCCCCAGTTACTTCAAGATGAAATTAATTATCGCGTACCTTTATATAAGCAAGCTCCAAAGGCTCTTAATAATGGTGAAGATATGACATCTTGGTTATACTTCCAAAAGCACTTTCCAGCATATCTATCTGGTGAAATATTCCCCCTACCCGTCGCCGAAGAATCTTGA
- a CDS encoding AbrB family transcriptional regulator, which produces MNQSVSPVSTLKETINQQIGVAKPQLIGKPIIVLTWEVLLSVPLAIALTKLHFGGISWIFGGIAAGTAILQCCRIFYQHSPRPNRMARKVGMALVGLTVGATNANSDLTSLGAGIPIFIVLTLFLLLCGGFIGYIYSRLSNTNLLTAMLATVPGGVGVMSAIAADYDKNVTLVAMVQAIRVTSVVLLIPFIARTAVGNDWNLPTLSVNSGWLNFDLSQLELLALALPITALIVYVVAIFKIPAGDFFGALLLGLTFNSVLGWLPFVSEINFNPPQLINIIGQTLLGITIGEYWGEKPTFSKRAIGYALMSVVMTLITGAIATILAMQLTSWDWLTCLLVTAPGGAAEMILVALALDHNVEIVTTGHLVRLIAINSSLPLWLFLFRHLDSQSSLEV; this is translated from the coding sequence ATGAATCAAAGTGTAAGTCCTGTTTCCACCCTAAAGGAAACCATTAATCAACAGATTGGAGTTGCCAAACCACAGCTAATAGGGAAACCAATCATAGTCCTTACATGGGAAGTGCTGTTATCCGTTCCCCTAGCTATAGCGTTAACGAAGTTACACTTTGGCGGAATTTCCTGGATATTTGGCGGTATTGCTGCGGGTACAGCGATTTTGCAATGCTGTCGCATATTTTACCAGCATTCGCCCCGCCCAAATCGGATGGCGAGAAAAGTTGGTATGGCGTTAGTAGGACTGACAGTTGGTGCTACCAATGCTAATAGTGATTTAACTAGCCTAGGGGCTGGAATTCCCATATTTATAGTGTTGACCCTATTTTTACTGTTGTGTGGGGGTTTTATTGGTTATATTTACTCCCGCTTGAGTAACACCAATCTCTTAACAGCGATGCTAGCTACAGTTCCTGGGGGTGTGGGGGTGATGTCAGCGATCGCAGCTGATTATGATAAAAATGTCACCTTAGTAGCAATGGTGCAGGCTATTCGCGTTACCTCTGTAGTTTTACTGATTCCCTTCATAGCGAGAACAGCAGTTGGGAATGACTGGAATTTACCAACTCTATCAGTTAATAGCGGTTGGCTGAATTTTGATCTATCACAATTAGAATTATTAGCATTAGCATTGCCAATCACCGCCCTCATAGTTTATGTTGTTGCCATTTTCAAGATACCTGCGGGGGATTTTTTTGGTGCATTACTACTAGGACTCACATTCAATTCTGTATTAGGTTGGTTGCCATTTGTCAGTGAGATTAATTTTAACCCACCACAATTGATTAATATTATTGGTCAAACGCTTCTGGGAATCACCATTGGCGAGTATTGGGGAGAAAAACCCACCTTTAGCAAAAGAGCTATAGGTTACGCTTTAATGTCTGTAGTTATGACTTTAATTACTGGTGCGATCGCGACTATACTAGCAATGCAATTAACCTCATGGGACTGGTTGACTTGTTTATTAGTCACCGCACCAGGGGGAGCAGCAGAAATGATTTTGGTTGCACTGGCATTAGATCATAATGTAGAAATTGTGACAACAGGTCATTTAGTACGGCTCATCGCCATCAACAGTTCTTTACCCCTGTGGTTATTTTTATTTCGCCATCTTGATAGTCAAAGCAGTTTAGAGGTTTAG
- a CDS encoding nuclear transport factor 2 family protein, with protein MSTETIEKAVAAYFSNIAAMNPEGWVNNFAEDAISHDPVGEPPAKVHEGFREFIGQLQAVFAKLEPTTEHIFIASNEAAVKWTMTGVSKSGKSVKFEGITIFEVNAEGKIQTTRAYWNPAQMIAQLRS; from the coding sequence ATGTCAACTGAAACAATTGAAAAAGCCGTTGCTGCTTATTTTAGCAATATTGCAGCCATGAACCCAGAAGGTTGGGTTAATAACTTTGCTGAAGATGCTATAAGTCACGATCCTGTAGGTGAACCACCAGCAAAAGTTCATGAAGGATTCCGCGAATTTATCGGACAGTTGCAAGCTGTATTTGCCAAATTAGAACCGACAACTGAACATATATTTATTGCTAGCAATGAAGCAGCCGTCAAATGGACAATGACAGGAGTTAGCAAAAGTGGTAAGTCAGTGAAATTTGAGGGAATTACTATTTTTGAAGTCAACGCTGAAGGTAAGATTCAAACCACTCGCGCTTACTGGAATCCAGCGCAGATGATCGCACAATTGCGCTCTTGA
- a CDS encoding Lin0512 family protein: MARKRLIIEMGMGVDQHGQEPTVAAARAVRNAIAHNALLGVWEVAGLNDPNEMIVEVQVAVPYPEQVREAEVLAVLPFGRKSLTVESGGMVVQGRAIASLNDKNDEMLVAIAAVTVLVETSEKS, from the coding sequence GTGGCTCGTAAACGCTTAATTATTGAGATGGGAATGGGTGTAGATCAACACGGACAAGAACCAACTGTAGCCGCAGCAAGAGCTGTTCGCAATGCGATCGCCCACAATGCTTTACTGGGTGTATGGGAAGTTGCTGGTTTAAATGACCCGAATGAGATGATTGTGGAAGTCCAGGTAGCAGTACCCTATCCTGAACAAGTCAGAGAAGCTGAAGTCTTGGCTGTATTACCCTTTGGACGCAAAAGCCTGACTGTAGAATCAGGGGGAATGGTGGTACAAGGACGCGCTATTGCTTCCCTGAACGACAAAAATGACGAAATGTTAGTGGCGATCGCAGCCGTGACAGTTTTGGTAGAAACTAGTGAAAAGTCATGA
- a CDS encoding fatty acid desaturase family protein, whose amino-acid sequence MMRDRTHTNISTDLQQVTADLHQVNPGVGLLRFSLVGLVFISCVALAWLMQNNILFVSATIIAGISYCFWLVCTHDMSHCTLTGWIWFDTVIPRLISWPMLWPYSLYAELHGLHHGWNGSDFRDPERVQWTWQEYQQAHPILQWYVRHQWGCDIFLLGGLGLIIKTFMMAVRLQNLSSRMRRQLLLDVSGMLMIQVVLLTIVILHGELLRYILFWVMMERVIGIIMQTRDHLEHYALWGKFTNHQLTQLYTSRNLRTIPLLGWFMGGLNYHAVHHAFPGIPFNQLPAAFERVQGVLVKHGLPPMQLDSGYIKSSYELSHHPSLIGEATTSEICGDRMMLI is encoded by the coding sequence ATGATGCGCGATCGCACTCACACTAATATTTCTACTGATTTACAACAAGTCACCGCCGACTTACATCAAGTTAACCCTGGAGTGGGATTACTGCGGTTTAGTCTCGTTGGCTTGGTATTTATCAGTTGTGTAGCTTTGGCTTGGTTGATGCAGAACAATATTTTATTTGTGAGTGCAACAATCATAGCGGGAATTTCCTACTGTTTTTGGCTAGTTTGTACCCATGATATGAGTCATTGCACTTTGACGGGGTGGATTTGGTTTGATACAGTGATACCTCGATTGATTAGCTGGCCGATGTTGTGGCCTTATAGTCTCTATGCAGAGTTACACGGCTTACATCATGGTTGGAATGGCAGCGATTTCAGAGATCCTGAACGGGTACAATGGACTTGGCAAGAATACCAACAAGCACACCCGATTTTACAATGGTATGTCCGCCATCAGTGGGGTTGTGATATTTTCCTCCTCGGTGGACTTGGGTTAATTATTAAAACTTTTATGATGGCTGTGCGCTTGCAAAATTTAAGTTCGCGGATGCGTCGCCAATTGCTGTTGGATGTCTCAGGGATGCTGATGATACAAGTTGTGCTGCTGACTATCGTGATTTTGCATGGGGAGTTGCTGCGCTACATCTTATTTTGGGTGATGATGGAACGGGTGATTGGAATCATCATGCAGACACGCGATCATTTGGAACACTACGCACTGTGGGGGAAGTTTACCAATCATCAGTTAACCCAGCTTTATACTTCTCGCAATTTGAGAACTATTCCCCTCTTGGGATGGTTCATGGGTGGTTTAAATTATCATGCAGTACATCATGCTTTTCCGGGGATTCCTTTTAATCAGCTTCCAGCAGCATTTGAGCGCGTTCAGGGGGTGTTAGTAAAACATGGACTTCCCCCTATGCAATTAGATTCTGGTTATATTAAATCAAGTTATGAATTGAGTCATCATCCTTCCTTGATTGGTGAAGCTACTACATCTGAGATTTGTGGCGATCGCATGATGCTAATTTGA
- the truB gene encoding tRNA pseudouridine(55) synthase TruB, with the protein MQGFINLNKPFGWTSHDCVARVRKLLKLKRVGHAGTLDPAATGVLPIAVGKATRLLQYLPSDKAYKATIRLGVRTTTDDLQGEIITSQPCGELDLADVKTALAKFIGKIEQIPPIYSAIQVEGKRLYDLARQGETVEVPPRMVEIYSTEILDWRVGDFPELDVEIACGGGTYIRAIARDLGTVLNTAGTLAALTRTQSSGFNLTDSLTFADLETQLQAGTFQPISPDAVLQHLPSVTLPNISAQKWCQGQRISLNPEMAGNVRVYETETRFLGIGELQAGVLIPQMVFEPIA; encoded by the coding sequence GTGCAAGGTTTTATTAACTTAAACAAGCCATTTGGCTGGACTTCTCATGATTGCGTGGCGCGGGTGCGAAAATTGTTAAAGCTCAAACGTGTAGGACACGCAGGAACTTTAGATCCAGCCGCTACTGGTGTGCTACCAATTGCAGTTGGTAAAGCTACAAGATTATTACAATATCTCCCCAGTGACAAAGCCTATAAAGCCACTATCCGCTTAGGGGTGCGGACTACAACGGATGATTTGCAAGGTGAAATCATCACTTCCCAACCCTGTGGGGAATTAGATTTAGCCGATGTAAAAACCGCACTCGCAAAATTTATCGGTAAAATTGAGCAAATACCACCAATTTATAGCGCGATTCAAGTAGAAGGGAAACGCCTGTATGATTTAGCTCGTCAAGGGGAAACAGTAGAAGTTCCCCCACGGATGGTAGAAATTTATAGTACAGAAATTTTGGATTGGCGCGTTGGTGATTTTCCAGAATTGGATGTAGAGATAGCCTGTGGTGGGGGGACATATATTCGCGCGATCGCTCGTGATTTAGGTACAGTGTTAAATACTGCTGGAACTCTCGCCGCTTTAACCCGTACTCAAAGCAGTGGCTTTAATTTAACAGATAGTCTCACCTTCGCTGACTTAGAAACCCAACTACAAGCCGGGACATTTCAACCCATCTCCCCAGATGCAGTCTTACAACACTTACCATCTGTGACTTTACCCAATATTTCTGCACAAAAATGGTGTCAAGGACAGCGTATTTCCCTAAATCCAGAAATGGCTGGTAATGTGCGAGTTTACGAAACAGAAACCCGTTTTTTAGGAATTGGGGAATTACAAGCGGGTGTATTAATTCCCCAAATGGTGTTTGAACCGATTGCTTAA
- a CDS encoding cupin domain-containing protein — protein sequence MSDTSVKKIDSTHSPKGKLGQKYLASGKTVSMRLWENEQPEEDKHPTSREYETVGYVINGRAELHIEGQMILLEPGSSWVVPKGANHHYKVLEPFTAVEATSPPAQIHGRDEN from the coding sequence ATGAGTGATACCAGCGTTAAAAAAATTGACTCTACCCATTCTCCCAAAGGTAAACTAGGTCAGAAATATTTAGCCTCTGGCAAAACTGTTTCTATGCGTCTTTGGGAAAATGAACAACCAGAAGAAGATAAACACCCAACAAGCCGTGAATATGAAACCGTTGGTTATGTAATTAATGGTCGTGCAGAACTGCACATTGAAGGACAAATGATATTACTAGAACCGGGAAGTTCTTGGGTAGTACCAAAAGGGGCAAACCATCACTACAAAGTTCTAGAGCCATTTACTGCGGTAGAAGCAACTAGCCCCCCTGCCCAAATTCACGGACGTGATGAAAATTAA
- a CDS encoding DJ-1/PfpI/YhbO family deglycase/protease codes for MTNHNNHSGKKRIAILIEQAVEDVEFIIPCNGLKQAGFEVVVLGSRMNEKYKGKRGKLSIQADATTTEAIASEFDAVIIPGGMAPDKMRRNPNTVRFVQEAMQQGKLVAAVCHGPQLLIEGDLLQGKRVTGFSAIRKDMINAGANYQDEPLVVDGNLITSREPGDLPIFTTAILSRLGYGGKEAALPDEKDTGAEWWKLADAWGGSTKGDIVRGLNTALGGERYSLEALESYVEKESDTQAKALFQEMIVNKQRHIERLETYLHRLGEKPSFGANIANQYAKVKATFTGSDDIYQIRCALGDLQTGIGDIGNLCAMYTDPVATAIFKGIYQDLVQYEQRLVELYRTARMAAEVKPPKPTTGAAVSM; via the coding sequence ATGACTAACCATAATAATCACTCTGGGAAAAAAAGAATAGCTATTCTGATTGAACAAGCTGTAGAAGATGTAGAATTTATTATTCCTTGCAATGGGCTGAAACAAGCAGGGTTTGAGGTTGTTGTCCTTGGTTCGCGGATGAATGAAAAATACAAGGGCAAACGAGGCAAACTTTCTATACAAGCTGATGCTACCACTACAGAGGCGATCGCATCTGAATTTGATGCTGTGATAATTCCTGGTGGGATGGCCCCTGATAAAATGCGCCGCAACCCCAACACAGTCCGCTTTGTGCAAGAGGCGATGCAGCAAGGAAAATTGGTGGCTGCGGTTTGTCATGGGCCACAGCTTTTAATTGAAGGCGATTTGCTCCAGGGTAAGCGAGTTACTGGTTTTAGTGCTATCCGCAAAGATATGATTAATGCGGGTGCAAACTATCAAGATGAACCATTGGTAGTTGATGGAAACTTGATTACATCCCGCGAACCTGGAGATTTACCAATTTTCACGACGGCGATTTTGAGCCGTTTGGGTTATGGCGGTAAAGAAGCTGCATTACCAGATGAGAAAGATACGGGTGCAGAATGGTGGAAATTAGCTGATGCTTGGGGTGGTTCAACTAAAGGTGATATTGTTCGCGGCTTGAATACAGCTTTGGGTGGAGAACGTTATTCACTAGAAGCACTGGAGAGTTACGTAGAAAAAGAATCGGATACACAAGCTAAGGCGTTGTTTCAAGAAATGATTGTCAATAAACAACGCCATATTGAAAGACTAGAAACATATCTGCACAGACTCGGTGAGAAACCTTCTTTTGGCGCGAATATTGCCAATCAATATGCAAAGGTGAAAGCAACTTTTACAGGTAGTGATGACATTTACCAGATACGCTGCGCCTTGGGTGATTTGCAAACAGGGATTGGTGATATTGGTAACTTGTGTGCAATGTATACTGACCCAGTTGCAACGGCTATTTTTAAAGGAATTTACCAAGACTTAGTGCAGTATGAACAGCGATTAGTAGAGCTATATCGGACGGCGCGGATGGCTGCTGAAGTTAAGCCTCCTAAGCCGACGACAGGGGCGGCTGTCTCGATGTGA
- a CDS encoding DUF2267 domain-containing protein, whose product MEYNEFITHVQSLAQSNSREEAERATRATLETIKERISGDEALNLSTQLPQELGDCLKGREGQPDESFNFQDFIVRASQKENLEPTTTAIHVRAVFAVLQSAVTPVEFAKLHHHFSHDYEEMFATPPTSEVTA is encoded by the coding sequence ATGGAATACAACGAGTTTATTACCCACGTACAAAGCTTGGCTCAATCAAACTCTCGTGAAGAGGCAGAACGTGCTACTCGTGCGACGCTAGAAACTATTAAAGAACGCATTTCTGGTGATGAAGCTCTAAATTTATCTACTCAATTGCCACAGGAACTTGGTGATTGTTTGAAAGGGCGAGAGGGACAACCAGACGAAAGCTTTAATTTCCAAGATTTTATTGTGCGTGCAAGTCAAAAAGAAAATCTAGAACCTACAACAACAGCAATTCATGTTCGTGCTGTTTTTGCTGTGTTGCAAAGTGCTGTCACACCAGTAGAGTTTGCTAAACTACATCATCATTTTTCTCACGATTACGAAGAAATGTTTGCTACACCACCTACTAGCGAAGTAACAGCGTAA